cctccttagccgtgcggtaagacgcgcggctacaaagcaagaccatgctgagggtggctgggttcgattcccggtgccggtctaggcaattttcgaattggaaattgtctcgacttccctgggcataaaagtatcatcgtgttagcctcatgatatacaaatgcaaaaatggtaacctggcttagaaacctcgcagttaataactgtggaagtgcttaatgaacactaggctgcgaggcggctctgtcccagtgtggggatgtaatgccaataagaagaagaagaaggttctGTGAAGATCAGCTATCGTGCTCGTCCACCAGTGCACCAGTTGGCTGCCACGGTTGCTGGTTGGCATAGTCCTCCTGGGCATTGTCACGTCACATGCTCGTGTTAGGACATCGGATAACTCATCACCACTAAGGCCTAGAGTCCGATTTTTTCACCGTAgtgattcttccagcagttctggGTGAAACTGCGAGGTACGCCAGTCTAGATTAGCTTTACTGACCCGCCTTGTGGTTCTGTTGGGGGTATAGctgaccataaaacgtatttcctgatggtcactagcAGTATACCCTTCGCGAACCCTCCATTcaggctccaccgtccatcTCGCGCTGCAGAAGGCCACATCGATACATGATTAGCCATTCGGTCCTCCGAACGTTGACCCTTGGCCctcgttcagcaggactacgttcagtATCGCTAGGGACTTCAGCAGGATATGATCTctagcgttagtgaaccgagaggcccaatccactgcccacgcgTTGAAGTCACCTACAGGTTATGCGTTCCAGCATAACCTTTCCGAAACCGAATCACGGCAGTCTGGATTTCAACGCCAcgctgatctctcagtgcagcTACCAGCTCACCGGCTTATCGGTAATTTCGCCCAAGTCTCGGCATTGGATTACCTCTACTGGGCATAGGGCTATCACTTGAACTGCATCACCCAGCACCACTTCTGCCAACTTTTTATACGCGGAACTCTTCcgcgcagcatcccgcttcaggaCAATGATCATCTCGCCCTTCTGCGTTctgcggatgcagttgacataaTCCCCTAGGCCAGTGAGCTTTTTATCGCACCGCAAAGCCTTCAGAACATTAGCATAGCTCTTTTTGTGATTCACAACTTCCCTCCAGGGCAGGCCTTCCTCCCGGCGAACTTCGGTAGTACTCGTAGGAGGAGAAACAGGTTTCCGTCGTTCCTTATGGCCGGCTACCTGCTCAACCTTCTCCCGGCGGATATTAGTAGCCTTCTTCTCGTGCAATACCGGCTTGGTGCTAGCTCCCTTCAGGTCGGTTGCCATACTGACCTTACTAAGCTTTGGTGTTGCTCCAGTAACAGCCATGCGTCTGCGgagttctgcagtctggcttTCTGCCAGTTGCTTTTCATTCATAAGGACTCGAATCTTCGACTCGGCTTCCTTCCTGGCCTCCACCGCTTGGCTCACTGCCAACTCTTTCTCCTCGGTAAGTTGGCGGTTCTTTCGTTCCGCCTCCTTACTTGCCTGCAGCAAGGACTTCCAATCCTGCTTTGCCTCTACAACCACGTCGCAGAGGGTCAGCACGGACTTCTTAAGGTCCTTGCTGTACTTCCCGCCGTTGTCCAGATaggacatgattacgtccgtTACGTCTGTAATCACCTCCATTTTATGGCCTCCACTCTCCTTGTGACTGGTCGTCACTTCCGTGATGACCCTGGTCAGGGTAGCTCCGTCCATCTTGATCTCGATGGGCGGTTCCTCCGACCTGCCACGCTCTTCTGTATCGCCTGCCCCTGGCGATCGGTGGGACGACCTGTTAAGGCCACTTCTTCTAGCGAAAGAATCCACCCTTACGTTAGACGCTTCTTCCTGGCTACATTAAAAGTggtctgagccagttaatgttcctctcgacatcacgaagaacattgactggcaaaaatttgcatcggcggtaaaaattggtattgaatcaactgatactcttccacctttggatgaatatcgattctttaCTGAGTTAATTGAAAAAAGCgtactagaagctcagaaacgacgcgttctaAGTACatttgtcataagaagaccagccactcctggatgagatgatgaatgtactaagttgtattctgaggaatctgatgccttcaaggtcttccgtaaacacggaagggaaattgtctcgacttcctgggcataaaggtatcatcgtgttagcctcatgatatacgaatgcaaaaatggttacttggcttagaaacctcgagaTTAATAACTGTAGCAGTGCTGAAgaaacactaagcagcgaggcggcaatgtcctagtggaggatgtaattccaataagaagaagaagaagatttgaggctcgaaagaaagctGAAAATCTTCTCAACGCAAAAAGCGttgctactggcgacgttttgtcgagggactatcacgaggaacctcaatgacaacactttggaaaacggcccgcaacatgcggagtcgcatttccaccaacgagagtgaagaatacttcAATCGATAGCTCttgaacttcgcaaaaaaggtctgtccagattccgtaccagtaGAACCGCTTTTTCGAGAATCaatcactgatcccggttctttgggtggaccattctaaatgctggaactttctatgtctcttctttcatcgaataactctgctccggttTGGGATAACATCAAATTGAATCTTCTTAAAACCCTCCCAGAtttcgcaaaaagacgattacttgacctgtataACTGTTTCATGAAGTACAACATtctgccacctgaatggcgacaggtcaaagtaaaagctattcaaaagcctgggaaaccagcgtctaatcacgaatcataccgaccgattgccatgctatcatgcatgagaaaattaattgaaaaaatgttcctttcaagagtcgaccattgggtcgaacaaaatgcattacgtTGCGTcgttgcgcacaaggagcaattggcttcagtgtTCTTGGATATTGAGAGCGCTTTTAATTCAGTTTCCATTCAAGTACTGTCATataatctgcacagtaatggattacccggtattttgaataatttcatgtacaatttgttgtcagaaaaacaaatgaactttacACTCGGCAcactgacaacttccagaaatagctgcatgggccttccccaaggtgcatgttaaagtcccttgctttataatttctttgTAGTGGAATTTGGGGCAAGTGTGCCACTTTAAGCACTTTGTTCagtaacttttgaaaaactcttTGTTAAAACTTGGATATGGTTTCAGTACCAATTTACACTTATATTTTCACACCCCAGAAAAACCATATGGGGCAAGACGGCCACCTAGATAATATCAAAGAATTTaaaggaaaaaataatattttagcaGGTATGGCACTGGTACATGCTAGAGGTATCCAAAAGGAagcattttcatacattttacaTACATTTTACATACAAGTTAACCTAACCTAACCTAACCTTAACCTAACATTACAAAAGTCCATTCAAATATTGAGCAACGTAAAAAATGGTCTTGGTTTGTGGTTCATAAAAGCATAAATTAAGTAAAAATATATAAACAACCGTGTTTTTATTCTTACCgtgcaaattgatgtttcgtCCACATTGAATATTCTGCTTGGGGGGAACTTTTGTGAGCTTCCTGTTTTCTTAAGGAgtccgaaaaaaatttcaacagcaACTCGATTGAATCCTTGAAGGCGTGCAGCTGACGTGGGTTCTGAAATCCTGAGAGAAAGTTCCTGGTGCCTGGTTCGGAAGCCATAAAACTAATCCCAACCGGCCAGTGTTCAACCGGTTCGGTGTCTCGGTTGAACAGATGCTTTATGTTGCTGCGCTCCGCTAGCTCAAGCGCAAGGCTGCGCACATCACGAGGACCAATTCCGTAGCATCGATTTTTAAGATCCAAAATGTGGTTAACCAATTCCTCCTCCTGCCGCGCGTTGAAAACATGCTCGTAACAACCCAAACTCATCTCCAAGCTGGCGCCGGGAGTGTTCTCGTTGAGCTTCAGGTACTTGGCAAgagcacataacatatgtgtaactccggtagcaaaagttgtacccttataacactttttatttgttatacggaacatcgaaacgtcagaAGATAGTATAACAGTATTTGATCTAACAAGGGGTCACGCGACGTATATTGTATATCTGAATACGATTCGCGTTGGAATTATACAAAAGATTTTCCCTATAGTGGCGTTGGGTGTTTAggagctgaaattgtttttttttaattaattggaGATTGGGGTAAACAATATTAAAGTAGAAAAGAAAGGAGTTAAAGGTATGTAACTGATTTAATATTGTATTGATATTGATTCGACAAACTCGAATAAAATGCATTCTTACGCCGCGCTTGGGCTGTTAAGCAGTAAACGATGAATTTGTTTGGTGTTTGGTtgaaatattatgtttttattcgaaaagCCTATCAAATGCTCATTCATTGTCATGAGCATATTTATTAACCGCATTTCTCAAAAATTTCCCATTTGTGGCGTCTCTCCCAGTGGTGTGGCATTGCACccgaatttgacttttttttctaacatgtatgtaaccgattttttgtctttcaaaagtTTTCTACACTATGTTTCCTTAaactatcaataacaacaagtaGAGTTTCATTTATcggattattttgaagaaatatcgatttttaaaaaggtgatGCCTCACCTAGATTTACCCTCAGTTAAAtgttcaattcactgttttgatGTTTTCTATTTCCTTTTTACATGTCGTTGGAATTGCTCTACTTTTGGTAAAGAATATTCGGAATACTATCAACCCAAAAGCAATGTTctaataatgaaaagaatgcCATGAAAAGAGATAACATTAATATCGTACATCGTAATAACCTATTCAAATTACGTGCTTCATGGCATGATAAAGATTATCTTGATTTCAATGTTGAATCAtcacattttaattttatatgttATCCAAATTGGAAACACCTCACAGTCGCGATGCTCTTCTGCATTATGATAAGTGAGCTTGCTTTCATACGattgataatttataatgttgcttctaatctatctattttgtgattgttgCGCATCGTAGACGAACATTGATGTATCCCTCGTCATCCTTTCGAAAAAACCGAAGACTGCGTATATAAAGATTCGTTCCCAATGTAGAACAGTTCTAAGGAATATACTTTTCTACACATGTTGaataaaatctacatttttaccatgctgactcaaaaatattatatcaatttcagagaaattttattttcgtatgataaacaagttaaaatggataaaagacgaacatttcatcaaaaatcgcCAGAACATAGAAGTTTACTctacaaataaatcaatttagaTTTCATCAAATAAAAATTGGTTAGTAACAGCATAGGAGAGACCTTCTTTTGGATGCAATCcgtcatttttaaaaacaatgtaaaaaattgatgatagaaaaataaatatcattattATTCGGCTACAGATCTTGCGCTTTGTAGtcttggaaaaaagtgttataattttctgatcatatggtattcgtttacacttgaaaatgacagaacgatgttcccgttcccaattataacagttttggctcattaaaagggggtcaacttttggattggatttttgttcgaagatccacttatgttatgtggCAAGAGTCTTCCTTGGAGCTTTGTGTTCTTCAGCAGCTCGTTTCACCGAACTACCTTTTTTCGGTCACGGACCGCACTGCCGCTTCCATTCTGGCCGCTGGCCAACTTTTTCGGGACGAAATTCGCTGGTATTTACGCGGCATCCTGCTTTGCTGTGAACACAACAACTGCGTTTACGTTTTTGACAGCTTCACTCTCGAGAAAAATAACGAACATAGTAGGTGGCACTCTTGCCTCAACATTAACAAGTTTCATAAATTAACTTTTTTTcggaaaacaaattttttttactgggtCATCGCTAGAAACAAATACTCTTTTATTCAATTCCACACTGCAATATACACTTTCTCGATATTTTGTTTGTATGTAATCTGACAACTTATTTGAATTGGCTGGAATATTATAAAATTGCACGCAGCTTTGATGCTCATTATAAAATTGATCGTAAAAAAGTGTAGATTTGACAATTCTAtacaaaattccgttcactaTGTCTGGTAATACGATCGAATCTAGCTGTGTACCGGCTGGGTCGTTTGATacatattttattgaataaatgcCGGGTGGCTCACTTGCCCCAAACTCCGCtaaaagatattgacaattgtttggaaggacaatgcacgctcagacaaatTACAGATGATGCTGTGATATCGCTAAGAGGTCCTTGTGCAAATGTTTTGGAAGGaacattgcaaagtaccctagataatctgactgtttgggccagacatttagggatcgagttttcaccgcaaaaaaaatcagttggttgtgttgtTGTTACCTGGGTTGTTACTAAGAAGTTTTGTGCATGAGTTTTATAGAAAACGTCGTGGTTTTCGCTGTCGCTGTTTGAATGTCATCGTCTCTAATTACGAAGAAGGCTGTACCACCACTAAGTAGATTAATCCGCATATTTTAATATCCGGCAGCTCTGCTCACAGTATAATGCGACATTCACCCTAGAGTACGGCAATGCACATCCTGTAATGCTCGGAACCACAAAACAGAAAAGTTAGCCAATTGTTTATGATCTGCTGGTGGGATTACTGCAGCATCAGCATTACTGAATTCTAATACGGTTATGCTCTCCCATCGGTGATTTGGGGTGGTTCTGTACACAAATCCGACGAATATATGCTTTCGAGCCACCCCGAAGGCGTCCACTCGAGGGTTGGTATGATTTATAAAATTATCATTAGCAGGCGCAACAGAACTGAATTATATGCCACACAACCGGGTCAGTTACCGTTCTCAAACGCGGGCGGGATGGTTGTTTTGTACTAACGAAACCATTTTGTATTTAGGCCTGTGTAGGTAGCTGCCAACCGGCGTGATATCCCTTATTATCGCAGGGGATCGAATGCCCAACATCAAATGAAAAATATGCTGAAATTAGAGCTTTCTGTTCTAATGCGGTAGGTATTGCTCATAGAGTGCAAACACACATGCAAGCATAACTACAAATTGTGAAATTGATTTTCGGAATATAATTTGTTGAAATAATCCGCAATACGATGGGCGTTTAACGATACAATGGTTATGCATTGCATCCTATTTTCTATATTGGCAAACTCAGAATGCTTAGATAATCAACTATTACAAACATACTTCAGCGAAGTTTAAAATTCCATTATTAAGAAACTACAATTATCTGTGTTAGAAATCGTCAACATTTGTAGGATTTAAGCTCTATAACATTGCAAAGTTTACAAATCACTTTTGATATACACAAAACTTCCACAGATGTTCAACAAACATAGTTGCTTCGCtataaaagaaaacaaaaactcaCATTTCTTCTCctcaaatccaaatccacttACTCAATGGAGTGTGGAATAAGCCTGCAAAGTAGTgctaaatataaataatttcaCAACTCATCAGAAAGTTGTCTTCTGCACAGGAATTTGCATCCTGGTGAGTTAACTTTttcaatttccaacttttaATTTATGTTCGTTTCTATCCTTGCCGTGCCGGCCGGCCATGGCGAGGCGAGACACGGAACGGCCGTGGAGGTGTTCGCACTTGGTTCGCTGCTGTTGTACAGTCCGGTGACAGATCTCGCACCACCGTACCGTCACCACCCACAGCGCTATCTTGTCATGGTAAAGTGACAAACAGAGAATGCATCTTGGAGATAAGGAAACCCCGAAGTAAAATATTTCTCACTAGTATTAGTTTGagttttattgcatttttatgACCAAAGAAAGGAGTTGGCATAATATGACATGCTTGCAATCCAAACTAATAATATccacaattattattatttgtatcgtccaggtctcgtgtccatagagaactaccgatctagtgagcgttttgtagatagtcactttggtacggcggcgagtTCTATTCGATCGTCCAAAGTATGGTCGAAGTTCAAAGTATGTAAGGTTTCCAACCAcgatgcgtctccaaatttctctgctggtatcattttcggcagtcaccagcgAGCCCAattacacgaattcttctaccacttcgatTTCGTCGCCACCGATACAAACACGTGGTGAGTGGCTCACGttatcttctcttgaacctcttcctattgTGTGCTTCGTCTTCGTCGTGTTGATGACCTTACCCTCTTGTTATATATCTAAATTGGGCAGATCTAATTTGCTGCAATCTGAATAATTGATTTCCAGCCATCCAGCGTTCCACGTATCAGACTAATCGGttttgccggaaaaccatgttcggacattatctgccacagctcatttctcttaactgaatcgtacgctgctttgaaatcaatgaacagaagGTGAGTatacaagttgtactcccggaatttatcaaggatcatccgcaggctaaacatctgatccattGTTGATCGGCTCTCACGAAATCCTGCCTATTATTCGTCGATGAAGGACTCATCAAGCGGTTTCAGTCTGTTAAGCAGGATACGCGACAAATATTTGTACGCTGAGTTCAGaaggcacactctagtctgtgccctttctcatagattgggcatatgaggccatccaaccagccgacaGGCAGTTCtccatcctcccatattttctggataatgtggggGATCGATTattgcagctgctcacttccgtgtttgagaagctcgaccgggatctcgtccatcccagcagctttactgtttttcggCTCGTTaagagccttctttacctcatccagcgttggtggttccactgCTTGACCATCGCCGACTATGttcatcctgctccttaatacaccttcattttcaccgtgcaacaaatcttcgaagtgctccatCCACCTGGCTGCcgccatagtcttgtctgtcagcaaattcccctctcggtcaatgcacatggcgggcactggcgcaatcttatgccgcgcgccactGACAGTTGCgaaaaacctccgcatatcgtttctatccatgttctcctgcgcttcagttATCACACtgtcttcgtgttgccttttttctgcggtggatacttagcaacatttttctcgtccgtcacccgctggcactcctcattaAACCAACCATTGGCGTCGATTTGCAGTGcccaacacttcctgcgctgttgtagtcacagcttcgtgaatattttcccacaatctgttgacgtagacctgtgcgccgattaaaaatttatcgatggcggcgtgatagatcattttcagccagcggcggcggcgtgagcttATTGCAAGCAATTGAAATTTTccaattccttcgagaattcctcctgtAAATCCTCTTAAAGcagctccaggaattcctccggaagtttctccaggagttcctccgaaatttccttcaggaatttctccggaagttcctccaggaattcctccggaagtttcttcaggaatttctccggatgctcctctggaagttactccaagaattcctccggaagttactccaggaattcctccggaagttcctccaggaattcctccggaagttcctccaggaattcctccggatgttcctccaggaattcctccggatgttcctccaggaattcctccggaagttcctccaggaattcctccggaagatcctccaggaattcctccggaagctcctccaggaattcctccggaagttcctccaggaattcctccggaagttcctccaggaattcctccggaagttcctccaggaattcctccggaagttcctccaggaattcctccggaagatcctccaggaattcttccggaagttcctccaggaattcctccgaaagttcctccaggaattcctccggaagttcctccaggaattcctccggaagttcctccggaagtttctcctggaattcctccggaagttcctccaggaattcctccggaagttcctccaggaattcctccggaagttcctccaggaattcctccggaagttcctccaggaattcctccggaagttcctccaggaattcctccggaagttcctccaggaattcctccggaagttcctcaaggaattcctccggaagttcctccaggaattcctccggaagttcctccaggaattcctccggaagttcctccaggaattcctccggaagttcctccaggaattcctccggaagttcctccaggaattcctccggaagttcctccaggaattcctccggaagttcctccaggaattcctccggaagttcctccaggaattcctccggaagttcctccaggaattcctccggaagttcctccaggaattcctccggaagttcctccaggaattcctccggaagttcctccaggaattcctccggaagttcctccaggaattcctccggaagttcctccaggaattcctccggaagttcctccaggaattcctccggaagttcctccaggaattcctccggaagttcctccaggaattcctccggaagttcctccaggaatttctccggaagttcctccaggaattcctccgaaagttcctccaggaattcccctggaagctcctctagaaatatctccagaagttcctccatgaattccgccagaagtccctccagaaattccgcctgaagttcctccatgaattcctccggaagttcctccaggaattcctccgaaagttcctccagaaattcctccggaagttcctccaggaattcctccgaaagttcctccaggaattcctccggaagttgctccaggaattcctcggaaagttccaccaggaattcctccggaagttcctccagaaattcttccggaagttcctccatgaactatttcggaagttcctccagaagttcctccggaagttcctccagaaatttgtccggaagttcctccaggaagtcctccggaatttgctcctggaattcctccggaagttccaccaggaattcctccaagagttcatccaggaatttctccgaaagttcctccaggaattcctccagaagtgcctccaggaattcctccaaaaattcctccatgaaatcctccaggcattccacctgtaattcctccaggaatattgcagaagttcctcttggaatttcttcgaaagttcctcgatGAGTTtcttaagaagttcctccaggaattttaccGGAgtctcctccaggagtttttgcGGAAGCTCCTCCACAAGTTTCTgccgaagtttctccagcagcttctcctgaagtttcttcggaagttccatcgatagttcctccggaagcttatccagaaattcatttagtacttcctccagaaattcctctgctagatcctccaggaatatctccagaagttctttcggaagttcctccaggaatttctccggaaattcctccaggagttcttccggaagctcatccaggagttcctccggaagctcttccaggagttcctccgcaagttttccaagaattccttcgaaagttctaccagtagttcctccgcaagttccttcaggagttcctacggaagttccttcggaagttcctccaggaattattccgaaagttcctccaggagtttctccggaaattcctccatgagttgctccggaagttcctccagcagtgCATCtggaatttatccaggaatttcttcagaaggtcctctaggaattaagccggaagttactcctggaattcgtttggaagttcctccatgaattcgttcggaagttcctccaagaattccaccggGAGCTCttataggaatttcttcagaagtgcctccaggaattcttttggtaatttcttcaaaaacgcttcacgaattccaccgaaagttcctATATGAATCCTTCAGGATGTTTGCTCAGAAAACTTCTTAAATGATTACTTATtacaaatttctccaaaaattctctatggagttcctccaagaacactTGATAGATTACTTTGCATACTCTACAGAAATTATCACGAGGGCTCTTAAGATATTTCTTCTGAGTTCCTTCCCAAGTTCATATGGAATTCCCTTGCACCCACCTCCCGGGAATTCTGCCGGAAagttgttcaggaattctttaagaacTTCTCATGGAAATTAAATGGCGAAATCTAGATCTAGAAAATCTTCCGCGCATTTCTCTggcaaattcttccagaaattcctgcccCAAAACTTCTCCTAGGATTCTCCCGGAAAATCGTTCACAAAAAAATTATCCTGGAAATCAATTCTCCGGGAGTTTGTTTAAGaacttttccgattttttttcctaGAACTCCTTCACAAATTCATCCAAGAATCTCCCCAGAAATTCCCACGAAAACTTCtgaagaattcatccagaaaattTACTTTAcctacttatggatcctgtacacctccgtcaaatcgtcgtttgaatctttgtccCCAaacatagctttatatgtagacgaagaatcagaaggaataaattttggctgttacgccttttttaaatgttggtctagaaatcatcctttgaatctttgtttacaaaagcagataagtcgttttgaaaattttgtcttgaattgtcaTATGAACTTggctgaaaatatttatttccgaCAACAGCTAGATAAATCTAGACTTTCAGGGAAAATgccatcggcgtggtaaaaaaTTTTCGGTGGCGTGGGCAATTTTTATACGGCAGTGCGCCGATTCATTtttgacggcggcggcggcggcgtggcgtggcggcgcacaggtctatgttgacgtcgccagatccggtggcatctcttATCCGCtcatccagcttctggtggtactgttcagcaactccttcaactgataAGCGTTAGATGTtcaaacgcatcgttctgttgtttcttgaattcgtgacgctgaaAAGTCACGCCcgattttttgcaactacaaggtagtgagtCAATGTTCAGACCTCTGAAGGAGCTTACATccataacatccgagaaatttcgtccgtcgatcagcacgtggtttatctgtgagcaagtgtctcaaatcggatgttgccaggtgtatttgcggatattcttacgtgcgaagtaggtactgctgattgccatccctctggcagcagcaaaggttacaagtcgcagaccattatcgttggtagcggaattaaggatcgtgtgttgggcactctctgtaggccttatcaaggctctcatagaactcatccttcacgtcatcaggcttatcgttcgttggggcatagatgctgatcaggctattgttgaagaatttggccttaattcaaaagcaaaagtagagcaaatggattgattcaacggaaacagacccggcaacgaataaaggacaacgattggcaagtcggatcttggaacgtgagaactttgtcTACCCAAACTTTGCATagacgcttctttctcgtcgtcgggtcgtttttccacactttctgtccagcccagcaaatttcctgcagcgctacgacgtcgaagtttcgGGAATGTAAATCATCGTATCCTGTTATCCTGTCGACACTTGTGAAACctaatttgcttgcaacaatttGCATTCCCCGTAGAATCCTTTTCCTTTATTGTTTCCTAGTGGAAATTGGCCGCATTTGgacattttttcacgcatgaAGGACGTA
The nucleotide sequence above comes from Armigeres subalbatus isolate Guangzhou_Male chromosome 3, GZ_Asu_2, whole genome shotgun sequence. Encoded proteins:
- the LOC134228136 gene encoding sericin-2-like, whose amino-acid sequence is SGSSSRNSSGSSSRNSSGSSSRNSSGSSSRNSSGSSSRNSSGSSSRNSSGSSSRNSSGSSSRNSSGSSSRNSSGSSSRNSSGSSSRNSSGSSSRNSSGSSSRNSSGSSSRNSSGSSSRNSSGSSSRNSSGSSSRNSSGSSSRNSSGSSSRNSSGSSSRNSSGSSSRNSSGSSSRNSSGSSSRNSSGSSSRNFS